In Bombus vancouverensis nearcticus chromosome 1, iyBomVanc1_principal, whole genome shotgun sequence, a single genomic region encodes these proteins:
- the LOC117159156 gene encoding uncharacterized protein LOC117159156 isoform X2, whose protein sequence is MPDSGAVYQPTTVGYTYDSGGDGAVGGSSLRSGFWRVISRHKLSSRKWFEWVLLSVALSFFIAGLTMMLVSFVSDDTSQENKIEIIRKVNENPTTSATSVEEHIEDAAKSSIALGASMMLVGLLLGFGWAWLRFFHRGKSPRGGMVGSSGQYGPVLTELPSQLKLKQTSSHDTPAIPLSDQEEETRTLMQDSTIPSVVSTGPNTIANQIPG, encoded by the exons ATGCCAGATAGTGGTGCTGTTTATCAACCTACAACAGTAGGTTACACATATGATAGCGGAGGTGACGGTGCTGTAGGTGGTAGCAGTTTAAGAAGTGGTTTCTGGAGAGTTATATCAAGACATAAACTCAGCTCTAGGAAATGGTTCGAATGGGTATTACTCTCGGTTGCTTTATCTTTTTTCATTGCTGGTTTAACGATGATGCTGGTCAGTTTTGTATCCGATGACACATcacaagaaaataaaatagagatcaTAAGAAAG GTAAACGAGAATCCAACTACATCTGCAACAAGCGTTGAAGAACATATTGAAGATGCTGCAAAAAGTTCCATAGCATTAGGTGCTAGCATGATGTTAGTAGGGCTTCTATTGGGTTTCGGTTGGGCCTGGCTGCGTTTCTTCCATCGTGGTAAATCTCCAAGAGGTGGAATGGTTGGAAGTAGTGGTCAG TACGGGCCGGTACTAACGGAGTTGCCGAGTCAACTGAAGCTGAAGCAGACAAGTTCGCATGATACTCCAGCAATACCACTTTCTGATCAGGAAGAAGAAACGCGTACCTTAATGCAGGATTCTACAATTCCTTCGGTTGTCTCCACTGGTCCTAATACCATTGCTAATCAGATTCCCGGTTGA
- the LOC117159156 gene encoding uncharacterized protein LOC117159156 isoform X1 encodes MPDSGAVYQPTTVGYTYDSGGDGAVGGSSLRSGFWRVISRHKLSSRKWFEWVLLSVALSFFIAGLTMMLVSFVSDDTSQENKIEIIRKVNENPTTSATSVEEHIEDAAKSSIALGASMMLVGLLLGFGWAWLRFFHRGKSPRGGMVGSSGQMLGGLNPSTDLLVGSTSQYGPVLTELPSQLKLKQTSSHDTPAIPLSDQEEETRTLMQDSTIPSVVSTGPNTIANQIPG; translated from the exons ATGCCAGATAGTGGTGCTGTTTATCAACCTACAACAGTAGGTTACACATATGATAGCGGAGGTGACGGTGCTGTAGGTGGTAGCAGTTTAAGAAGTGGTTTCTGGAGAGTTATATCAAGACATAAACTCAGCTCTAGGAAATGGTTCGAATGGGTATTACTCTCGGTTGCTTTATCTTTTTTCATTGCTGGTTTAACGATGATGCTGGTCAGTTTTGTATCCGATGACACATcacaagaaaataaaatagagatcaTAAGAAAG GTAAACGAGAATCCAACTACATCTGCAACAAGCGTTGAAGAACATATTGAAGATGCTGCAAAAAGTTCCATAGCATTAGGTGCTAGCATGATGTTAGTAGGGCTTCTATTGGGTTTCGGTTGGGCCTGGCTGCGTTTCTTCCATCGTGGTAAATCTCCAAGAGGTGGAATGGTTGGAAGTAGTGGTCAG ATGTTGGGCGGTTTGAATCCATCAACTGACTTGCTGGTGGGTTCCACTTCGCAGTACGGGCCGGTACTAACGGAGTTGCCGAGTCAACTGAAGCTGAAGCAGACAAGTTCGCATGATACTCCAGCAATACCACTTTCTGATCAGGAAGAAGAAACGCGTACCTTAATGCAGGATTCTACAATTCCTTCGGTTGTCTCCACTGGTCCTAATACCATTGCTAATCAGATTCCCGGTTGA
- the Nthl1 gene encoding nth-like DNA glycosylase 1, with protein sequence MLSLNYIAVCRHDILLFILSRALTYISSRRNLYKMSKKLKLDVLTKPRSLRSENKGDSKNISTTSGYFDDKDASPKKIVKKKHTPVKIKHEEMKDAANSKNSEIKIEDLQQNETVKKDRAPVKIKYEEMKDVTDSKNTEIKVQDLQNKTVKKKRTPVKIEYEEMKNATESKPNEVKVEDLQNGTVKNETVEDKWMPLNWETILENVKEMRKHKTAPVDEMGCHKCIDPNATAKVARYQSLIALMLSSQTKDQVTHAAMQRLITYGCTPELISGTPDGTLGKLIYPVGFWKRKVQYIKKTSKILIEKYNGDIPRTLKELCQLPGVGPKMAHICMQIAWDEVSGIGVDTHVHRICNRLGWVKKSTKTPEDTRIAVEEWLPKDLWSEVNYLLVGFGQEICLPRFPKCDECLNKDICPSSTKSSMKKKT encoded by the exons ATGTTATCTTTGAATTATATTGCTGTTTGCCGACATGACATTCTTTTGTTTATCTTAAGTAGAGCTCTAACATATATTTCATCGCGTCGTAACCTTTATAAAATGAGTAAAAAGTTAAAGCTTGATGTCCTTACAAAGCCAAGGTCCTTACGATCTGAAAATAAAGGTGACAGTAAAAATATATCTACAACATCGGGCTATTTTGATGATAAAGATGCTTCACCAAAAAAAATTGTGAAGAAGAAGCATACACCAGTTAAGATAAAACATGAAGAAATGAAAGATGCAGCTAACTCGAAAAAtagtgaaattaaaattgaagatTTACAACAAAATGAAACCGTGAAAAAAGACCGTGCACCAGTAAAAATAAAGTATGAAGAAATGAAAGATGTAACCGACTCGAAAAATACCGAAATTAAAGTTCAAGATTTACAAAATAAAACCGTGAAAAAAAAGCGTACACCGGTAAAGATAGAAtatgaagaaatgaaaaatgcaacTGAGTCAAAACCCAATGAAGTTAAAGTTGAAGATTTACAAAATGGAACTGTGAAAAATGAGACCGTAGAAGATAAATGGATGCCATTAAATTGGGAAActattttagaaaatgttaaGGAAATGCGAAAACATAAAACAGCACCTGTAGATGAGATGGGTTGTCACAAATGTATAGATCCAAACGCTACTGCCAAAGTTGCTAGGTATCAATCATTAATAGCATTGATGCTCAGCAGTCAAACTAAGGATCAAGTTACTCATGCTGCCATGCAAAGATTGATTACTTATGGTTGTACTCCAGAATTAATATCAGGTACTCCTGATGGTACTCTTGGAAAACTTATATATCCAGTTGGATTTTGGAAG AGAAAAGTACAGTATATTAAGAAAACttcaaaaattttaattgagaaataCAATGGTGATATTCCTAGGACTCTGAAAGAGTTATGTCAATTACCAGGTGTAGGACCAAAAATGGCACATATATGTATGCAAATAGCATGGGATGAAGTTTCCGGTATTGGAGTGGACACACATGTACATCGTATTTGTAATAGATTAGGATGGGTAAAGAAATCAACTAAAACACCAGAAGATACTCGAATTGCAGTGGAAGAATGGCTTCCCAAAGATCTCTGGAGCGAGGTAAACTATTTACTTGTTGGATTTGGACAAGAAATTTGTTTACCACGATTTCCTAAATGTGATGAATGCCTAAATAAAGATATATGTCCATCTAGCACAAAAAGCAGTATGAAAAAAAAGACATAG
- the vito gene encoding nucleolar protein viriato: MAPHIKMQPKLLNVNRTRNQPKKRKITLVFDENKRREFLKGFRKRKLQRQQKAKDELQQQLKEERKRIKHEARERYKKLLSSRDVPEIQQLLSQEEYETEGHTVSILELNVADLAEKNALIGENKGTDEVESNETEESDKDSENDEEIVGMPLNEKKQTKSLKENVKEKQIDNRKDLKKAVKRAALKQVKKSKAFQQKQKMERQKNKKESMRKRKRVEKAKKRSGKLKKKLNH, translated from the exons ATGGCGCCACACATAAAAATGCAACCGAAATTGCTCAATGTGAATAGAACGCGGAATCAGCCAAAGAAACGCAAGATTACTCTTGTATTTGATGAGAACAAGAGACG AGAATTTCTGAAGGGGTTTCGTAAAAGGAAATTACAAAGGCAACAGAAAGCTAAAGACGAATTGCAACAACAATTAAAAGAAGAACgaaaaagaattaaacatgAGG CACGAGAACGTTATAAAAAGCTATTATCAAGCCGTGATGTTCCTGAAATTCAACAACTACTATCCCAAGAAGAATATGAAACAGAAGGACATACTGTCAGTATTTTGGAATTAAATGTTGCAGATCTAGCAGAGAAGAATGCATTAATTGGTGAAAATAAAGGCACTGATGAAGTGGAAAGTAATGAGACAGAAGAGAGTGATAAAGATTCTGAAAAtgatgaagaaattgtagggatgcctttaaatgaaaagaaacaaactaaaagtttgaaagaaaatgtaaaagagaAGCAAATTGACAATAGAAAAGATTTAAAGAAAGCAGTAAAAAGAGCTGCATTGAAACAAGTGAAGAAGAGTAAAGCATTCCAACAAAAGCAGAAAATGGAACGTCAAAAGAATAAGAAAGAGAGTATGAGGAAACGTAAAAGAGTTGAAAAAGCTAAGAAACGTAGtgggaaattaaaaaaaaagttaaatcaTTAA